ATTCGGGAACGTGAACCCCAACGTGGTGGTCGTCCTTGATTGCGAGTCCTTCTCTCACTTGTTCGACATGGAGATCGTGGAGAAGAGGAATGTTCTCGTCGGCGACTTCATGCCGAGCGTGAAGTACACCGGCAACATCCGGGTCTGCGCCTACCTCGACACTTCCGAGCCTCAACACGCTCAGGTACGGTCGTGCCGCGACTTGATGAACTAGTCCTTCTGAtcgaaaatgaaattacattcACATGAGAGGCTCTTACATCCGCTTGCCAAAACTGATGAAGTTTATATGCTTGAATTTATGCCTTTTGCTTACCAACATGTTTCTCACATGAACGGATCTACCTTTTTTCACCTAGAGTACTACGGATGTTGAAAATAGATGACATGTAGGCTGCGTTTGGGAATAGCTTTGGGATTGGACACCTAAAGCCTTTTTGGCCAGATATTGGGTGTTGGggtaaaattttacaaattccTTCACAGGAAAGTTAGCCTTTTAAAAGTCGAAAGCCCTTTGGGGTGCCTTAGGCATTAACCTTATGGGCATGTAAATATTGACTAGTTCATCTTCTCCATTGACTGTTAATCTTATTTGCTGAGGGCTGCCAACGAGGTTGTGCAAAGCGATGAGGGGCTGGCGACAAGTTAGAGGGAGGTCGGCAACCTAGGTGACTGTCGCTGAGGAGTCGCGGTGACCTCCGCACCATCTGGGTCGTAGCGACCTTCTCGAGGGGTTGTGCGATTTGGGTCACCGTGACCTCGCCGAGGATCGCTTGACCCTGGCGGCCCTTGCTAAGGCCGCGTGACCTTGCGACGAGGTTGCGCAATTTAAGCGCGGCCCTTAACTTGGGTCGCATGACCCTTTGTGGGCTTAAGGTCACACAGCATGACCCTCGGTGAGGTCACGTGACCCTTGGCGCACTTGAGGTTGTGCAGCCTTTAGTGAGGGTCACCTGGCGTCGCATGACCCTAGGTGAGGTCACGCAACCCCCAGCGACGATCGCTCAACCCCAGGCGACTCTCATCAATGGTCTCTAGGGGCAGATGCTGATGATTTGGATCGCCAGCGAGCcaactatctttttttttttttaaaataataaaagtcaTTTGTAAATATAAGTCCTCAAAATACTATTTTACTTAAAAGGTACTTCATAATGGATTTTCagattataatttaccaaacataatttatattttgaaaattttcttttaagttaaagccctttgcattttcttaaagacTTTTTATAAAAGTTCGACCAAACACATCCATAATTTTCTTTGGATTGGCTAAGTTCACGAGATTTACTAGCACCATACGAATGTGGTCGATCGAAGTCTCAAATATCAGTCATTTGAGGGAGCTGCACGATCACATAAAAATTTCGTCGGTTATGGGAGAACAGTTCAGCAATTTTTGTCCTTATTAGTAAATATCTGGAGTAAATCAAGACAATTCCGCAAAAAAGATTGGAGTTTATAGGGGAAAGTAAAATTGTACACACCCGAATCCCGGTTTCGGGGAGGTAAAAGCGTAATTAAACCTAAGAATTGAAAATAAGctctttatttttcctaaatggCTCTACTCTTTTTGGTTTATGATTTTAGCTAAATTAGAAACGTTGCCATGCtccttgcaaatttttttatatttattttctcaaacgTTGGGAAAAGATATTCATTTGCCTCGATCCCAAAAATGAAAGTTGCGAAACTGTAATTTTACAGGGTATttcaggtttttattttttctacaaGCCACACCACACACCCTAGACAACCTTAAAAAGATTTACCGTTTTAGTGGGCCCGAGGAAAGCGATGGGAATTGCCTACTTTTCCTTCAATAGAAATAGGACATTATGCATTATTGTCTTTGACAGAACCTCGTTCGTACGAGTACAGCCAAGAGCTGATCTTGAGCCGTCGGTTTCTTGTGTGGTCGCCGTTGGAACTTGGGACCATCGTTTTCACCGTTGATGGTCCCCACTCCATTCCCGGAGATTTCATGGAAAAAGGATCTGTGGCTGTATCCCCCTCGCCCAGGAATCTGGTCCCTGCCCTTCCATATATGGATCTTTGTTCTTCCATATATGGATCTACAAGATATTTTTAGGGCTATCAATGTGATTTTGATCTTATATTTGCATAAAACATCAATTTTCTTTCGAACAAACTACCTTGTTCTTAAAATTATGATGTGCATAATCATTTAGCATGGTCTCTTAGAGCGATGCATGGGAATTTTAGTCGCAGCAGATTTGATAAtttggaaatatatatttttttaaattattatacaaaaattaattcaatttttaacttttcattttaattaattttatcttaattttttttaagtatttgtcaatatagtcatgTCAACTAATTTGATCGACGATTATTAATGTCAATGTCAGTTGTCCTATATgatatggaatttttttttgcattatctttaaaatttcaaaattttgattttttcattttttttcatttttcctttcccaaCAACTATGCttagtttcttttctatttttttttcttttctaggcgATGGGTGAGAGCCCCATCAGGAGGttgatagaaaaaaatttagaaaatttttgaaaatttgcaaaatatgtCTACTTGTCAATCAATATAGTAATATTGGTTGGAAGGACTATatcaaaaaattgtcaaaagagttcaaattaaatttatcgaattaaaaagtttataattaaattgataatttttataatagatttaagaaattttgataaTCCTCTGATTTACCGTTTCCTTGTCAAGAGTTTGAGCACTCTCAACTCATTGTACTTCCAAGTAAGATTTGTACTCCTCCTCATTAAGTAGCATGAGTTACGATCAAGAAGAAAATACATTAACTTAAGTTTTCATGTTGCAAATTAGCAATCATCGAAAaatttctaacatttttttgttgctcattttattgagtaattcctataatttttattgttattttctctCAATAATTACAATAGTACCATTTATTAAAGATAAAATATCTCAACatcacatgacaaaattttcttaactttcatcccatttctgaaaaaaattcaTGCCCACGCGATGCACGAGTATGCCACTAGAACGCGGAAACTAGAAATACCGTTTCTACATATTGCTAGGTTGAAATTGGGGATAAAAAAGACatgagaagaagagagaatatgCATAAGGAAAAATCAGAAtgccatgaaaaaaaaagttcttaaaaaaaaagtaaagaaagaaaaatcaaaataatattttcacgAAGCatagaaattctaaaatatCCATAGATTTCAATCGAAGATGGCATCTATTATTTCCTATTGATATatgattctttcttcttcttttttctaattttgaatttaataatgTGATCATTTCTTCAATTATGATTATATTTGCAGGTGAAGAACTTTGCGATGGACACACTCAAGAGGAGCTCCAAAGTATGGGAGAACGAAGTGATCTCGAACCTGGACACCATGTGGGACACCATCGAGTCCAACCTCGCCAAGGACGGCAAGGCCAGCGTCTTCTTTCCTCTCCAgaagttcctcttcaacttCCTCTCCAAGTCCATCATCGGCGCCGACCCGGCCGCCTCGCCGCAGGTGGCCGAGTCCGGGTACGCCATGCTCGACCGGTGGCTCGCCCTCCAGATCCTCCCCACCGTCAACATCGGTATGGACGGGGCGAAAGAGCGCGCTCCCTTTGTTcgtaaaaagaaattcaaaacgATAAACACGTGGAAAAATCGAAGATAGTGTTGTTTAAATTTAATTGTTGAAACTAAAGGCAATGTTCGAATCCTGGTGACTTGCAGGCATACTGCAGCCTCTAGAGGAGATCTTCCTGCATTCATGGGCGTACCCTTTTGCGCTCGTGAGCGGGGACTACAAGAAGCTCCACCAGTTCGTCGAGAAGGAAGGCCGAGAGGTGGTCGAGAGGGCGAAGGCCGAGTTCGGACTGACCCACGAGGAGGCCATCCACAACTTGCTGTTCATCCTCGGCTTCAACGCCTTCGGCGGCTTCTCGGTCTTCCTCCCCACGCTGCTGAGCAACGTGCTCGGCAGCGACGCGGCCGGGCTGCAGGAGCGGCTGAGGAAGGAGGTCCGGGAGAAGGGAGGGCCGAGGCTGGGGTTCGAGGCGGTGAAGGAGATGGAGCTGGTGAAGTCGGTCGTGTACGAGACGCTGCGGCTCAGCCCGCCCGTCCCGCTCCAGTACGCCCGGGCCAGGAAGGACTTCCAGCTCAAGTCGCACGACTCAGTCTTTAACGTCAAGAAAGGTGACCATTTTCCCGCATCTGCACAACCTTTTCTCGAACCTCAAATTCGACACCAGCGTTAAATTTTTTCACGGATTCGCGTCTTCATCTTCTCTTGTTTATCAGGCGAGCTGCTGTGCGGGTACCAGAAGCTGGTGATGAGAGACCCGAAAGTGTTCGACGAACCGGAGAGTTTCAAGTCGGACCGGTTCGTCCAGAACAGCGAGCTGCTGAATTACTTGTTCTGGTCCAACGGGCCGCAGACCGGATCGCCGACCGGGTCGAACAAGCAGTGCGCGGGCAAGGACTACGTCATCCTCACCGCGTGCCTCTTCGTCGCCTACATGTTCCGGCGGTACGATTCCGTCAGCGGAAGCTCGAGCTCGATCACGGCGGTTGAAAAGGCCAAATGAGTTGACGTGCGTTTGTATGCATTTCGGGCTTTGTTGGGCTTGAGGCCCGGCCCATATATTTATACAGAGTGATGGCCTCTTCATAAATTGTCGTGATAAATCAACATTCAAATTATTTAATGTAGGAAGTATAAGTGCAGAAAACttcataataaagaaaaggactTGCTAGTAGGATAGTCATTGTGGTACTATACGAATAACAGTTTATTACGAGGTACAAATTCTTTAAGAAGTGGGTCTCatccataataatttataataatttattattaattttttatgatcaagaatagaatattattttaatagtaGATTAAAAATGTCATGCAATCTCTTATCTAAAGAAGAATCCTTTTTGAGAAATCATTAATGAGGAGAATAGTTAGTTTTCACTTATTTGTTGATATgtgattgaaaatgttttttaatttttgttatttgttccATTCTAACTCTCAACTCACTATAAAATTGTCTATTTACAGAACTAATGAGTCGAATCCCATATTTGAAACTAAATGTCCCCATCCTCAACTCCTCCTAAGAATATAGTGAGTTGAACCTCTCATCTCCCTCCTCTCATTAGGAAATGGTGTTTTTGGGTGTTTgaattgcatttaaaaaatgCTTGCAACGGATTGAGTGATTGCGCACTTTGGAAAAGTGGAGAGTATCGATTCCACAATGGATTGATCTTATAAGCCCAAGTTTAGGGACTAAGGAAATGAAGAACcttcatttcttctctctctctacacacaCATTTCGCAGATCTCATAATTCCCATATCCATGGTGTTCCTGGACGATTCCAGCTCCTAGAGGGTAGTCCTGGCAGAGGTAGGGCTGAGGGAAGAGATGATGAATGGGAAGATGAGTAATTTCAAAAAGTGCTTTCACTATTTAAGATTtattaatttactttcctaattttaCGCATGAAATTTTCATTGTTTAAAAAGCGTTTTCggttgattaattatttttggtagaCCAAATAAGTGATGATCTAAAAAACTAATTTCTAGAAAACACTTTCATTGAAATAAACACATCGTATAATTCAATCTGGCCCAAATGATGTATTAATTATTAACAAGAACAAAGTGATGGTTTATGTTGTACATTAcaaaatgatttaaatttccAATCATTGAAATTTGGTGGGTCATATATCAAAAGCATGTGATTTACCGAATTGCGATTGTGGCTAGTTGATCGATCCGGCCAATGTTAAAACATATTTCCTCATAAAGGACCACCTAAAGAAGAGCAGGTCTTCAGCAGATTACAACCCATCGATTGCACAAATTCCTCAAAAATCAGAATTTTCATATGACACCAATTATATAACAAGTGATAAGattatcatttaaataaaaaaaatgatacataTGGTCCAATCTCTttctatattaaaattttagtttattcAATACGATTCTCAAATTATAATCTCATGTACAATATTGTCCCTATACTTTTATTCCATTCAACATGGTCTCTGAATTTTTGGTATATCTTTAATTTAGTTTtcagaatatgaaaatgtttaatattttcctttcattaattcaagttcaggGCCAACATCGAATGTTTGTaccaaaattttagaggaaGATATTGCACATTAGATTATAGTGAATGAATTattttgaacaaattgaaagtttaataATAACATTACGTGGTAGTCATTCCTCGTTTAAACATAACCAACAGGCCCAATCTAACGGCCCGAGGCACGGACACATGGGCCGGATCGCTTTGGGCCTGGCCCACATAGATACAGGCGGCCATTTCATTGATGGGCCCAATAATCACTTCGTTCGGCGTTTTCTCTCTGTTTCGTTTTTGTTCTTCCGCTGTTGTGTCTGCCCGACAGAGGAGAAAACAAATGGAGGAAACCTGAAACTTCGTCGTCGTACAgtgtcatcatcttcttcacttcaCCGCATCTCCCCACGACGTCGCGACCACCTTTGACCGCACCGCGCTCCGCATTGATCTGAATCCCCCGGATTCGCGCCTCCGCCGGTTTCCCTCCCTTCCCGATCGGCCGCCGGCGGCAATGTCGGTCGACGTCCCTCGCGACGCCATCCGGCGGCTCCAGATCGCGCTCCGGGAGGAAGCGAGGATCCCCTCCTACGACCCCGACGACCCTTCGATCCCGCCGCTGCGCCCCTACGAGGAGTCGATCGCCGAGGTCGACCCGTCCCCGCCGTACCTGCGCTGCAAGCATTGCAGGGGGAGGCTCCTCCGGGGCGTCGGCTCCGCGTTCTGCGTCTTCTGCGGGAAGGAGCAGTTCGGCGATGTGCCCCCCGATCCCATCAATTTCAGGTCCACCCGGGGTTACCGGTGGGTGCTCGACTCGCTGCAGCTGGATGGATCGGTGAGGGTTTCCGCATCTCATATTCGGTTCAAATGTCGGGTGCTTCAGCTCAGGACTATGCGTGAATTTGGGGGAGTTTGGCGGGATTAGGGATTTGATTGTCTTGTCTAGATTTCGGTTGTTGTTTCTTGTGCTCATTCTTGGGATGTGTGTTCGAAGGTACATTCGCTGCTCTTTATTTGGCGTACTGATTCCTCTAGCAATCTCCAGCAtaaagttaaatttttttttcgataatTAAGTACTATTATTGCTCAAAACATCAAACCTTAGGacttaatctcaattcaagatgtcaAGCAAAAACATCAAACCCGGAATTTCAGTTCCCCTGTTACTAAACTAATACAACCAAAGCATTATAGCACAATGAAACAGACAAAGTAGAGACAAATTATTCTCCTTAGCACTTTCAGGTATCAATATGCCCCAAGAAGCTCCCAAATCTTGATCAAAGCAGCTCCTTTTCTCCTTCAGTGAACTGGCAACCTTATGCCTAATCACTAAAGATGGtcttgaaaacattttcagcTCAAGGAATTCCACCACCATCGTGAACCTTATCATTGAAGTTCCACACAGCTCAGCCTGAATGTCAACCAGATCATTTGATCTAGCAGAGGCCAAAACCACTCACTTCCTTTTATGACAGCCGAGACCTTAGCATTCCTATCCAAAGCAGAGTTATAGGTAACCCTACTAGGATGAATCTCAGCCAAATTCCTTTTGGGATGCCGATTGTCATGCCAAAGAGAGCATGAAGTTCATTATTCCgtattatgttttattttgcaTGTGGAGTCTTCTGATAAGCATTA
The sequence above is drawn from the Eucalyptus grandis isolate ANBG69807.140 chromosome 11, ASM1654582v1, whole genome shotgun sequence genome and encodes:
- the LOC104424742 gene encoding fatty acid hydroperoxide lyase, chloroplastic — its product is MARVVMTNMSPAMSSSPPSSPTSSSLSPQPSVVPLSTAIPVRTIPGSYGWPLLGPMSDRLDYFWFQGPEKFFKKRIEKYKSTVFRANVPPSFPLFGNVNPNVVVVLDCESFSHLFDMEIVEKRNVLVGDFMPSVKYTGNIRVCAYLDTSEPQHAQVKNFAMDTLKRSSKVWENEVISNLDTMWDTIESNLAKDGKASVFFPLQKFLFNFLSKSIIGADPAASPQVAESGYAMLDRWLALQILPTVNIGILQPLEEIFLHSWAYPFALVSGDYKKLHQFVEKEGREVVERAKAEFGLTHEEAIHNLLFILGFNAFGGFSVFLPTLLSNVLGSDAAGLQERLRKEVREKGGPRLGFEAVKEMELVKSVVYETLRLSPPVPLQYARARKDFQLKSHDSVFNVKKGELLCGYQKLVMRDPKVFDEPESFKSDRFVQNSELLNYLFWSNGPQTGSPTGSNKQCAGKDYVILTACLFVAYMFRRYDSVSGSSSSITAVEKAK